A DNA window from Mytilus edulis chromosome 14, xbMytEdul2.2, whole genome shotgun sequence contains the following coding sequences:
- the LOC139503290 gene encoding vitelline envelope sperm lysin receptor-like gives MFVLQLLACLLLTVAVRSSVPTGYILDVSQFCGQISTSADYSGKGANVTIKSDLYVQAQIKCRQGLVTLNPINETNTETTLNLCYTNDTENDCPCEFNTPANGSNFYSAELQVFWGFNNGTLMNEYETYTISCISEGNKTETMASKTIVEDYIPVDKQLVKSLGHDYAGSATFELIDILGVAIGDTVAMSKKVRLLLTVTTADYEGVIPYDCRAVSYDRGTSYRFLQAGCGDGTIIPKNVGFTTKTLGGNKKTATSPFFKVFKLLETTQSGGISYECSFTVCNATCDGSSCALRNKRSVDSFGKCYLILGFVLFIL, from the exons ATGTTCGTTTTACAGTTATTGGCTTGTCTACTGCTAACA GTTGCTGTCAGATCTTCTGTACCGACAGGCTACATTTTGGATG tttcacaATTTTGTGGCCAGATCTCTACCAGTGCTGACTATTCTGGAAAAGGAGCTAACGTGACCATTAAATCTGATCTATACGTCCAAGCACAGATCAAGTGTCGGCAAGGTCTCGTCACACTCAACCCAATTAATGAAACCAATACTGAAACCACCCTCAATCTGTGTTACACCAACGATACGGAAAACGACTGTCCATGTGAATTCAAT ACACCAGCAAACGGGTCCAATTTCTACTCGGCCGAATTGCAAGTCTTCTGGGGATTTAACAACGGCACATTAATGAATGAATATGAAACCTACACAATTTCCTGCATTTCCGAAGGAaataaaactgaaactatggcgTCGAAGACTATAGTCGAAGA CTATATTCCCGTAGACAAACAGTTGGTTAAATCTCTCGGCCATGATTATGCAGGAAGTGCAACATTTGAATTGATTGACATTCTTGGTGTAGCCATTGGTGATACAGTTGCCATGTCGAAAAAAGTTAGGTTGTTGTTAACTGTCACGACCG CTGACTACGAAGGCGTGATTCCATACGATTGCAGGGCTGTCAGTTATGATCGTGGCACTAGCTACCGATTTCTTCAAGCTGG atgtggAGATGGAACAATCATTCCAAAAAATGTAGGTTTCACAACCAAAACTCTTGGAGGTAACAAAAAAACCGCCACCAGTCCATTCTTTAAAGTATTCAAGTTATTGGAAACTACACAAAGTGGTGGAATCTCTTACGAATGTTCATTTACAGTTTGCAACGCCACCTGTGACGGG TCATCATGTGCCTTGAGGAATAAGAGATCAGTTGATTCCTTCGGTAAGTGTTATCTTAtcttggggttcgtgttgtttattctttag